Proteins co-encoded in one Cinclus cinclus chromosome Z, bCinCin1.1, whole genome shotgun sequence genomic window:
- the LOC134056658 gene encoding M-phase inducer phosphatase 2-like, which yields MSLRGGRGLAAISPLPSPGTAALTPLSLDRADPAVPDRYQDTPQRGRGALPLPRLWHTLSPEPLASDCPGDSVSSQPTDPGEGLRLLRPTAVPNRCWLWGRAEGVGGGSEGLEAFWGVMGRSPCLRSLGLSQEPLRWGPCSGFQKMMPNSGRRLKDRKLLGQRMHSLPQKCQLEARPVLKDISQLQVRRDRVQQRQTEPEDEGGFGPKKLQRPGQRDRLPAGHGAARRNLLAKSPSRTPALHHLLCFSPKSPQLVLWQSDATMCQGMENGLTTPVMKKEEAKLRAGKRSQCRQLFRSSWLPGSVPRPVLKRGQPSHRGTPVKAKKQKRVSGSPDQEASVQLGVGLEPSRSAQLEEMEKVLASDEKELIGDFSMPHLLPTVEGKDPSLKYISPGTLVAVLTGHFSSFLESSIVVDCRYPYEYEGGHITGAVNLPLQRDVEEFLLEQPSVALDSSKRVIVIFHCEFSVERGPKMCKFLRERDRSCHEYPQLQYPELYVLNGGYREFFFQFPSHCEPRDYRPMAHPAFKEELRKFRGQSRRGRRELLVRGRDL from the exons ATGTCACTGCGCGGTGGCCGCGGGCTGGCggccatctcccctctgccctccccgggcacagccgcgcTCACGCCGCTGTCACTGGATAGGGCTGACCCGGCGGTCCCGGACAG GTACCAGGACACCCCTCAGAGGGGACGCGGGGCGCTGCCCCTCCCGCGGCTGTGGCACACGCTGTCCCCGGAGCCGCTGGCCTCGGACTGCCCCGGGGACTCGGTGTCCTCGCAGCCCACGGATCCAGGTGAGGGACTGCGGCTGCTCCGCCCCACAGCCGTCCCCAaccgctgctggctctggggtcgtgccgaaggtgtgggaggggggTCCGAGGGGCTCGAGGCTTTTTGGGGAGTGATGGGCAGGAGCCCGTGCCTGCGgtccctggggctcagccaggagccgctCCGCTGGGGACCCTGCTCGGG cttccagaaaatgatgCCGAACTCTGGGAGACGTCTCAAAGA caggaagctcctTGGCCAGAGGATGCACTCCTTGCCG cagaagtgtcagctggaagccagaccggtcctgaaggacatctcccagctccaggtgcgcagggacagagtgcagcagcGCCAGACGGAGCCcgaggatgagggg ggctttggccccaaaaagctgcagaggccgGGCCAGCGGGACCGGCTGCCCGCcggccatggggctgccaggaggaacCTTCTTGCCAAGAGCCCTTCCCGCACACCAG cccttcaccatctcctctgcttctcccccaagtccccccagctggtgctctggcagagcgatgccaccatgtgccaggggatggagaacGGGCTGACCACGCCagtgatgaagaaggaggaggcaaagctg CGTGCGGGGAAGCGCAGCCAGTGCCGGCAGCTCTTCCGCTCGTCCTGGCTGcccggcagtgtccccaggcccgTCCTGAAGCGGGGACAGCCCTCGCACAGGGGCACCCCTGTCAAggctaagaagcagaagagggtgtCTGGCAGTCCTGACCAGGAGGCGTCGGTGCAGTTg ggagtggggctggagccttccAGATCCGCCCAgcttgaggagatggagaaagtgcTGGCCAGCGATGAGAAGGAGCTCATTGGGGACTTCTCCATG cctcacctcctgccgacggtggaagggaaggacccaAGCCTGAAGTACATCTCCCCTGGCACG ctggtggcagtgctgacggggcacttcagcagcttcctcgaGAGCAGCATCGTGGTGGACTGCCGGTACCCCTACGAATACGAGGGGGGCCACATCACG ggtgctgtcaACCTGCCGCTGCAGCGGGatgtggaggaattcctgctggagcagcccagtgtggcgctggacagcagcaagagggtgATCGTCATCTTCCACTGCGAGTTCTCTGTTGAAAGGGGCCCCAAAAT GTGCAAGTTCCTGCGGGAGAGGGATCGGTCCTGCCACGAGTACCCGCAGCTGCAGTACCCTGAGCTCTACGTCTTGAACGGGGGGTACCGCgagttcttcttccagttcccg AGCCACTGCGAGCCCCGGGACTATCGGCCCATGGCGCACCCGGCGTTCAAGGAGGAGCTGCGCAAATTCCGCGGGCAGAgccggcgcggccggcgggagcTCTTGGTCCGCGGGCGGGACCTgtga